One Argiope bruennichi chromosome 5, qqArgBrue1.1, whole genome shotgun sequence DNA segment encodes these proteins:
- the LOC129968584 gene encoding fibroin heavy chain-like isoform X18, protein MHQFSRLTFFFFILFLQGFSALGQNDATVEVISNFIGCLKQSGVFSYEQNEDLNLVLETAKMQRNKMGNRVTESKLKTIRMGVAGSIAETAVASPNGASPSLTSSVDNCLTSAMLQVTGQVDQTFRTEMSQIMQVVYNDEKNSVSSYGYGAGAGAGAGAGAGAGAGAGAGYGGGYGIGNGAGSGAGYGAGAGSAAGSGAGSGAGAGSGVGAGAGYGAGVGAGAGAGAGFGRGYGAGSGAGAGAGAGVGFGSGAGAGAGAGSGAGAGSGYGAGSGAGFGSGAGAGSGSGAGAGYGSGSGSGYGAGSGSGAGAGSGAGSGAGAGSGSSAGAGYGSGAGSGAGSGSGAGGGYGSGAGAGAGSGSGAGSGAGAGYGAGSGTGSGSGSGYGAGSGAGAGAGSGSGTGYGSGSGAGSGAGAGSGSGYGAGSGAGAGVGSGAGSGAGAGYGSGAGAGYGSGAGSGAGAGAGFGSGAGAGAGSGSGSGYGSGFGAGSGAGAGYGSGAGSGAGAGAGFGSGAGAGAGSGSGSGYGSGFGAGSGAGAGAGSGAGAGAGYGRGFGTGAGAGTGRGSGAGYGSGYGAGSGSGIGIGSGLGAGSGYGSGYGAGAGAGSGAGYGAGSGAGAGSGEGAGYGSGSGAGSGAGAGSGSGAGAGYGSGSGSGYGAGSGSGAGAGSGAGAGSGAGAGSGSGAGAASGAGAGSGSGAGAGYGSGAGSGAGYGSGAGAGAGSGSGAGYGSDSGAGSGAGAGSGSGYGAGSGAGAGAGSGAGSGAGAGYGSGAGAGYGSGAGSGAGAGTGFGSGAGAGAGSGSGAGYGSGFGAGSGAGAGAGSGAGAGAGYGRGFGTGAGYGAGSGAGAGAGTGRGSGAGYGSGYGAGSGSGIGIGSGLGAGSGYGSGYGAGAGAGSGAGYGAGSGAGAGSGAGAGSGAGSGSGSGAGAGYGSGSGSGYGGGSGSGAGAGSGAGAGSGAGAGSGSGAGAGSGAGAGSGSGAGAGYGSGAGSGAGYGSGAGAGVGSGSGASYGSGSGAGSGAGAGSGSGYGAGSGAGAGAGSGAGAGAGAGYGSGAAAGYGSGAGSGTGAGYGSGSGAGSGAGSGYGSGYGAGAGVGSGAGYGAGSGVGYGAGSGVGYGAGLGAGAGSGAGAGYGLGAGAGSGSGYGVGAGAGSGAGAGAGYGTGFGTGAGYGAGSGAGSGSGTGAGSGSGAGSGYGSGYGAGTGAGAGYGRGLGAAAGYGTGSGAGAGAGSGAGAGTGAGSGSGSGAGAGYGSGAGSGAGAGSGSGSGSGAGAGAGSGSGAGNGSGSGAGSGAGAGTGSGYGTGAGAGSGAGAGAGSGVGAGAGSGSGAGFGSSYGAGSGYGIGVGSGSGAGAGYGRGLGAGAGYGAGSGAGSGSGSGYGAGSGAGAGIGSGSGAGSGSGYGTGAGAGSGAGAGIGSGSGAGSGSGYGTGAGAGSGAGAGAGTGVGAGAGYGRGFGTGAGYGAGSGAGAGAGSGSGAGFGSGYGAGLGSGIGVGSGSGAGSGAGAGSGAGAGYGSGAGAGYGSGSGSGYGAGSGSGAGAGSGAGAGSGAGAGSGSGAGYGSGAGAGAGSGSGAGYGSGSGAGSGAGAGSGSGYGAGSGAGAGAGSGAGSGAGAGYGSGAGAGYGSGVGSGAGAGAGYGSGAGAGAGSGSGAGYGSGSGAGSGAGSGYGSGYGAGAGVGSGAGYGAGSGVGYGAGSGAGAGSGAGAGYGYGLGAGAGSGSGYGVGAGTGSGAGAGSGAGAGSGSGAGAGYGYGAGAGYGSGAGAGSGSGAGAGAGYGFGAGSGAGAGSGAGAGAGLGAGAGSGAGAGAGSGAGAGSGTGAGSGSGAGAGYGSGAGAGAGSGSGTGYGSGSGAGSGAGAGYGSGYGAGAGAGSGAGYGAGSGAGYGAGSGAGAGSAAGAGSGSGAGYGAGSGAGSGYGSGAGTGAGSGYGSGYGVGSGAGAGSGAGAGSGYGSGAGAGAGSGSGAGYGSGYGAGSGVGSGAGAGSGSGAGSGAGAGAGYGSGYGAGAGAGYGAGSGAGAGAGSGSGYGAGAGAGYGAGSGAGAGAGSGSGYGAGAGAGSGAGAGSGSGAGSGAGAGAGYGAGSGAGAGSGSGSGYGAGAGAGYGAGSGAGAGAGSGSGYGAGAGAGYGAGSGAGAGAGSGSGYGAGAGAGSGAGAGAGSGAGAGSGSGAGSGAGAGAGYGAGSGAGAGSGSGTGSGAGAGAGYGAGSGAGAGAGYGGGFGAGSGSGSGAGAGVGSGSGYGTGAGSGAGAGSGAGAGSGVGAGAGSGSGAGYGSGYGAGSGAGSSAGAGSGSGYGTGAGTGSGSGVGFGAGYGGGYGAGFGAGSGVGYGAGAGAGAGTGNVIGDAFAQEFTKNLLSSGVLTSETVTSSSAQATASSMAATAAQSLGLDANTANYLSNEMARMAASMAQSASDQAAFVQALSYNMGKLLAESGAINESTASSAASSASSSVTQTIRTYDLGGGAGYGGAAAAGAGASAAAGASASSSVSSSSGVGTANYGGYGYGTAGAATEAGAYSSALSGLASPEAVNRIVSNIGPIVYGGSSALSDVASNIISQVSASAYGASANDVVIQGLLELISILVHIINNCSIGPVNPNGADASLATVRQAMAPILG, encoded by the exons ATGCATCAGTTTTCTCGATTAAcgttctttttcttcattttattcctTCAAGGGTTTTCGGCCCTAGGACAAAATGACGCTACAGTAGAAGTGATCTCAAACTTTATAGGGTGTTTGAAACAAAGCGGTGTGTTCTCATATGAACAAAATGAGGATCTGAACCTAGTCTTAGAAACGGCCAAAATGCAGAGAAATAAAATGGGAAACAGAGTAACAGAAAGCAAACTTAAAACAATAAGGATGGGTGTGGCTGGATCCATAGCTGAAACAGCAGTAGCTTCCCCGAATGGAGCTTCTCCGTCTTTGACAAGCAGCGTTGACAACTGTTTGACTAGCGCAATGCTCCAAGTGACTGGACAAGTAGATCAAACTTTCAGAACGGAAATGTCGCAAATCATGCAAGTAGTGTATAATGACGAAAAAAATTCTGTATCTTCATACGGATATGGCGCTGGCGCAGGAGCAGGAGCAGGAGCCGGTGCTGGTGCCGGAGCCGGAGCTGGAGCTGGATATGGAGGGGGGTACGGAATCGGTAACGGTGCTGGATCAGGCGCTGGATATGGAGCTGGAGCTGGATCAGCCGCAGGATCAGGAGCAGGTTCGGGAGCAGGAGCAGGTTCGGGAGTAGGAGCTGGAGCTGGATACGGTGCGGGAGTTGGTGCAGGTGCTGGAGCCGGAGCTGGATTTGGAAGAGGATATGGTGCTGGTTCGGGAGCTGGAGCTGGAGCAGGTGCTGGAGTGGGATTTGGATCTGGAGCAGGAGCCGGAGCTGGAGCTGGATCAGGTGCGGGAGCCGGAAGTGGTTACGGTGCTGGTTCTGGAGCTGGATTTGGATCAGGAGCTGGAGCTGGATCTGGATCAGGAGCTGGAGCTGGTTACGGATCGGGATCAGGAAGCGGTTATGGTGCTGGATCAGGTTCAGGAGCCGGAGCTGGTTCAGGTGCTGGATCGGGTGCCGGAGCGGGATCTGGATCAAGTGCTGGAGCTGGATACGGATCTGGCGCTGGATCAGGAGCTGGATCTGGATCAGGAGCGGGCGGTGGATACGGATCGGGTGCAGGAGCCGGAGCTGGGTCAGGTTCTGGAGCTGGATCAGGTGCCGGAGCAGGATACGGAGCAGGATCAGGTACTGGATCGGGATCTGGTAGCGGTTACGGTGCTGGATCAGGTGCCGGAGCCGGAGCTGGATCAGGTTCAGGAACCGGTTACGGAAGTGGTTCTGGAGCTGGATCCGGTGCTGGTGCGGGATCTGGAAGCGGTTATGGTGCTGGATCAGGTGCAGGTGCCGGAGTTGGTTCAGGTGCTGGATCGGGTGCAGGAGCCGGATATGGATCAGGTGCTGGGGCTGGATACGGATCTGGCGCTGGATCAGGTGCTGGAGCGGGAGCTGGATTCGGATCGGGTGCCGGAGCCGGAGCTGGGTCAGGTTCAGGGTCTGGTTACGGAAGTGGTTTTGGTGCTGGATCAGGTGCTGGGGCTGGATACGGATCTGGCGCTGGATCAGGTGCTGGAGCGGGAGCTGGATTCGGATCGGGTGCCGGAGCCGGAGCTGGGTCAGGTTCAGGGTCTGGTTACGGAAGTGGTTTTGGTGCTGGATCAGGTGCAGGAGCCGGAGCTGGATCAGGCGCAGGTGCGGGAGCTGGATACGGAAGAGGATTCGGTACTGGAGCTGGAGCTGGAACTGGGAGAGGTTCTGGAGCCGGTTACGGAAGTGGCTATGGAGCTGGTTCAGGTTCCGGAATTGGTATTGGTTCAGGATTAGGTGCTGGATCGGGATACGGAAGCGGTTATGGTGCCGGAGCTGGTGCTGGATCAGGTGCAGGATACGGAGCAGGTTCAGGTGCTGGAGCTGGATCGGGAGAAGGAGCTGGATATGGATCAGGTTCTGGAGCTGGATCAGGAGCTGGCGCAGGATCTGGATCAGGAGCTGGAGCTGGTTACGGATCGGGATCAGGAAGCGGTTATGGAGCTGGATCCGGTTCAGGAGCCGGAGCTGGTTCAGGTGCTGGAGCTGGATCGGGTGCAGGAGCGGGATCTGGCTCAGGTGCTGGAGCTGCATCGGGTGCAGGAGCAGGATCTGGCTCAGGTGCTGGAGCTGGATACGGATCTGGCGCTGGATCAGGTGCTGGATACGGATCGGGAGCCGGAGCCGGAGCTGGGTCAGGTTCAGGAGCCGGTTACGGAAGTGATTCTGGAGCTGGATCCGGTGCTGGAGCGGGATCTGGAAGCGGTTATGGTGCTGGATCTGGCGCAGGAGCAGGAGCTGGTTCAGGTGCTGGATCGGGTGCAGGAGCCGGATATGGATCAGGTGCTGGAGCTGGATACGGATCTGGCGCTGGATCAGGTGCTGGAGCGGGAACTGGATTCGGATCAGGTGCCGGAGCCGGAGCTGGGTCAGGTTCAGGAGCTGGTTACGGAAGTGGTTTTGGTGCTGGATCAGGTGCAGGAGCCGGAGCGGGATCAGGCGCAGGGGCGGGAGCTGGATACGGAAGAGGATTCGGTACTGGAGCCGGATATGGCGCTGGATCAGGAGCGGGAGCTGGAGCTGGAACTGGGAGAGGTTCTGGAGCCGGTTACGGAAGTGGCTATGGAGCTGGTTCAGGTTCCGGAATTGGTATTGGTTCAGGATTAGGTGCTGGATCGGGATACGGAAGTGGTTATGGTGCCGGAGCTGGTGCTGGATCAGGTGCAGGATACGGAGCAGGTTCAGGTGCTGGAGCTGGATCGGGAGCAGGAGCTGGATCAGGAGCTGGCTCAGGATCTGGATCAGGAGCTGGAGCTGGTTACGGATCGGGATCAGGAAGCGGTTATGGAGGTGGATCAGGTTCAGGAGCCGGAGCTGGATCAGGTGCTGGAGCTGGATCGGGTGCAGGAGCGGGATCTGGCTCAGGTGCTGGAGCTGGATCGGGTGCAGGAGCAGGATCTGGCTCAGGTGCTGGAGCTGGATACGGATCTGGCGCTGGATCAGGTGCTGGATACGGATCGGGAGCCGGAGCCGGAGTTGGGTCAGGTTCAGGAGCCAGTTACGGAAGTGGTTCTGGAGCTGGATCCGGTGCTGGAGCGGGATCTGGAAGCGGTTATGGTGCTGGATCTGGCGCAGGAGCAGGAGCTGGTTCAGGTGCTGGAGCGGGTGCAGGAGCCGGATATGGATCAGGTGCTGCAGCTGGTTACGGATCTGGCGCTGGATCAGGTACAGGAGCTGGTTACGGAAGTGGTTCTGGTGCTGGATCAGGTGCAGGATCGGGATACGGAAGCGGTTATGGTGCCGGAGCCGGAGTTGGATCAGGTGCAGGATACGGAGCAGGATCAGGTGTAGGCTACGGAGCAGGATCAGGTGTAGGCTACGGAGCAGGATTAGGTGCTGGAGCTGGATCGGGAGCAGGAGCTGGATATGGATTGGGTGCCGGAGCGGGATCAGGAAGTGGATATGGTGTTGGAGCCGGAGCTGGATCAGGCGCAGGAGCTGGAGCTGGATACGGAACAGGATTTGGCACTGGAGCCGGATATGGCGCTGGATCAGGTGCTGGTTCAGGATCCGGAACAGGAGCTGGTTCAGGATCAGGTGCTGGATCGGGATATGGAAGCGGTTATGGTGCTGGAACAGGTGCTGGAGCTGGATATGGAAGAGGATTAGGTGCTGCAGCCGGATATGGCACTGGATCAGGTGCAGGTGCCGGAGCTGGTTCAGGTGCTGGAGCTGGAACGGGAGCAGGATCCGGATCTGGGTCGGGTGCTGGTGCTGGATACGGATCTGGCGCAGGATCAGGAGCTGGAGCTGGATCTGGATCAGGATCAGGATCGGGAGCAGGAGCCGGAGCTGGGTCAGGTTCTGGAGCCGGTAACGGAAGTGGTTCTGGAGCTGGATCAGGTGCCGGAGCGGGAACTGGAAGTGGATATGGTACTGGAGCCGGCGCTGGATCAGGTGCAGGGGCCGGAGCTGGATCGGGCGTAGGTGCGGGAGCTGGATCAGGTTCTGGAGCCGGTTTTGGAAGTTCCTATGGTGCTGGTTCAGGATACGGAATTGGTGTTGGTTCAGGATCAGGTGCTGGAGCTGGATACGGAAGAGGATTAGGTGCTGGAGCCGGATATGGAGCTGGATCAGGTGCAGGATCGGGATCTGGTAGCGGTTACGGAGCGGGATCAGGTGCAGGAGCCGGTATCGGAAGTGGTTCTGGAGCTGGATCAGGAAGCGGTTATGGTACTGGAGCCGGCGCTGGATCAGGTGCAGGAGCCGGTATCGGAAGTGGTTCTGGAGCTGGATCAGGAAGCGGTTATGGTACTGGAGCCGGCGCTGGATCAGGTGCAGGAGCTGGAGCTGGAACGGGCGTAGGTGCGGGAGCTGGATACGGAAGAGGGTTCGGTACTGGAGCCGGATATGGCGCTGGATCAGGTGCGGGAGCAGGAGCTGGTTCAGGTTCTGGAGCCGGTTTCGGAAGTGGCTATGGCGCTGGTTTAGGATCCGGAATTGGTGTTGGTTCAGGATCAGGTGCTGGATCGGGTGCTGGAGCTGGATCGGGAGCAGGAGCTGGATATGGATCAGGAGCTGGAGCTGGTTACGGATCGGGATCAGGAAGCGGTTATGGAGCTGGATCAGGTTCAGGAGCCGGAGCAGGTTCAGGTGCTGGAGCTGGATCAGGTGCAGGAGCGGGATCTGGATCAGGTGCTGGATACGGATCGGGAGCCGGAGCCGGAGCTGGGTCAGGTTCAGGAGCCGGTTACGGAAGTGGTTCTGGAGCTGGATCCGGTGCTGGAGCGGGATCTGGAAGCGGTTATGGTGCTGGATCTGGTGCAGGAGCAGGAGCTGGTTCAGGTGCTGGATCGGGTGCAGGAGCCGGATATGGATCAGGTGCTGGTGCTGGATACGGATCTGGCGTTGGATCAGGTGCTGGAGCGGGAGCTGGATACGGATCGGGTGCAGGAGCTGGAGCTGGGTCAGGTTCAGGAGCTGGTTACGGAAGTGGTTCTGGTGCTGGATCAGGTGCAGGATCGGGATACGGAAGCGGTTATGGTGCCGGAGCCGGTGTTGGATCAGGCGCAGGATACGGAGCAGGATCAGGTGTAGGCTACGGAGCAGGATCAGGTGCTGGAGCTGGATCGGGAGCAGGAGCTGGATATGGTTACGGATTGGGTGCCGGAGCGGGATCAGGAAGTGGATATGGTGTTGGAGCCGGCACGGGATCAGGTGCTGGAGCTGGATCGGGAGCAGGAGCCGGATCTGGGTCGGGTGCTGGTGCTGGATACGGATATGGCGCTGGAGCTGGATACGGATCGGGTGCCGGAGCTGGATCTGGATCAGGAGCCGGAGCTGGAGCTGGATACGGATTTGGCGCTGGATCAGGAGCTGGAGCTGGATCAGGTGCAGGAGCCGGAGCTGGATTAGGTGCGGGCGCGGGATCAGGTGCAGGAGCCGGAGCTGGATCAGGTGCTGGAGCTGGATCAGGAACTGGAGCTGGATCTGGATCGGGAGCGGGAGCTGGATACGGATCGGGTGCAGGAGCCGGAGCTGGGTCAGGTTCTGGAACCGGTTACGGAAGTGGTTCTGGAGCTGGATCAGGTGCCGGAGCTGGATACGGAAGCGGCTATGGTGCCGGAGCCGGTGCTGGATCAGGTGCAGGATACGGAGCAGGATCAGGTGCAGGCTACGGAGCAGGATCAGGTGCTGGAGctggatcggcagcaggagccggTTCTGGATCAGGTGCAGGATACGGAGCAGGATCAG GGGCGGGATCTGGATACGGATCAGGTGCCGGTACTGGAGCTGGGTCTGGTTACGGAAGTGGCTATGGAGTTGGTTCAGGTGCTGGAGCTGGATCTGGCGCTGGAGCAGGATCTGGATATGGATCGGGTGCCGGTGCCGGAGCAGGGTCTGGTTCTGGAGCCGGTTACGGAAGCGGATATGGTGCTGGTTCTGGAGTTGGATCAGGTGCAGGAGCAGGATCTGGATCAGGCGCTGGATCAGGTGCTGGAGCCGGAGCAGGATATGGAAGCGGTTATGGTGCTGGAGCTGGAGCAGGTTATGGTGCGGGATCAGGTGCTGGAGCCGGAGCAGGATCTGGAAGCGGTTATGGTGCTGGAGCTGGAGCAGGTTATGGTGCGGGATCAGGTGCTGGAGCCGGAGCGGGATCTGGCAGCGGTTATGGTGCTGGAGCTGGCGCTGGATCAGGTGCAGGAGCAGGATCTGGATCAGGCGCTGGATCAGGTGCGGGAGCTGGAGCAGGTTATGGTGCGGGATCAGGTGCAGGAGCAGGATCTGGATCTGGAAGCGGTTATGGTGCTGGAGCTGGAGCAGGTTATGGTGCGGGATCAGGTGCTGGAGCCGGAGCAGGATCTGGAAGCGGTTATGGTGCTGGAGCTGGAGCAGGTTATGGTGCGGGATCAGGTGCTGGAGCCGGAGCGGGATCTGGAAGCGGTTATGGTGCTGGAGCTGGCGCTGGATCAGGTGCAGGAGCTGGCGCTGGATCAGGTGCAGGAGCAGGATCTGGATCAGGCGCTGGATCAGGTGCGGGAGCTGGAGCAGGTTATGGTGCGGGATCAGGTGCAGGAGCAGGATCTGGATCAGGCACTGGATCAGGTGCGGGAGCTGGAGCAGGTTATGGTGCGGGATCAGGTGCTGGAGCCGGAGCTGGATATGGTGGAGGTTTTGGTGCTGGTTCAGGATCTGGATCGGGTGCTGGTGCTGGTGTGGGATCTGGAAGTGGTTATGGCACTGGAGCCGGATCTGGAGCAGGAGCTGGATCTGGTGCAGGTGCTGGATCTGGGGTAGGAGCCGGAGCTGGATCAGGTTCTGGAGCCGGTTATGGAAGTGGCTATGGTGCTGGTTCTGGAGCTGGATCAAGTGCTGGAGCGGGATCTGGAAGCGGTTATGGAACTGGAGCGGGAACTGGCTCTGGATCAGGTGTTGGTTTTGGAGCCGGATACGGAGGAGGTTACGGTGCTGGTTTCGGAGCTGGAAGCGGCGTCGGATATGGTGCTGGCGCAGGAGCTGGTGCAGGAACTGGTAATGTCATTGGAGATGCCTTTGCTCAAGAGTTTACCAAGAATTTACTATCCTCGGGTGTTTTAACCTCTGAAACTGTAACTTCCTCTTCTGCTCAAGCGACTGCATCCTCAATGGCTGCTACTGCAGCTCAAAGCTTGGGCTTGGATGCTAATACGGCTAACTACTTGTCTAACGAAATGGCCAGAATGGCTGCTTCCATGGCACAGAGTGCTAGCGACCAGGCTGCTTTTGTTCAGGCTCTGTCGTATAACATGGGAAAACTTCTTGCGGAATCTGGTGCGATTAATGAAAGTACAGCGTCATCTGCTGCCTCAAGCGCCTCTTCTTCGGTAACCCAAACTATAAGAACTTACGATCTTGGAGGAGGAGCTGGATACGGTGGCGCAGCGGCAGCTGGCGCTGGTGCATCAGCTGCGGCTGGAGCTTCAGCATCTTCAAGTGTCTCGTCTTCTAGTGGAGTTGGTACTGCAAATTACGGTGGATATGGATATGGAACGGCTGGTGCAGCAACAGAAGCTGGTGCGTATAGTAGTGCACTGAGTGGTCTGGCATCCCCTGAAGCGGTAAATAGAATAGTGTCTAACATTGGACCTATTGTATATGGTGGTTCGTCCGCTCTATCCGATGTAGCATCAAATATTATCTCCCAAGTTAGCGCTTCTGCTTATGGTGCCTCTGCTAATGACGTTGTAATCCAAGGTTTGCTGGAATTGATTTCTATTCttgttcatataataaataattgctcCATTGGTCCTGTTAACCCAAATGGAGCTGATGCATCTCTGGCTACTGTCAGACAGGCAATGGCGCCTATTCTTGGTTAA